In the genome of Aedes aegypti strain LVP_AGWG chromosome 2, AaegL5.0 Primary Assembly, whole genome shotgun sequence, the window TATTTTTTGGATGCTTTTTATAAAACTCCTTACAGCGCCttaaatttcagtgattaagcGTAGCTTTCTTCCATAGAAAATtactcaatgaacaactttgcagaagaaagctTTTAACTGGGAgtctcctatcaaaagataaaacttatCTAGATATTTTAGACTTATCTTGATTATCTTCCAAAAtggttgtcgaagacaccaaacctctaggatgcATATTCAGAGAACCAGAAGTTTTAGTCGTCgaatctgccccagtgtgcaaAACCGACTGGCTTTACTGTGGCTGGGATCTGAACCGAGATCCAAGTATGGGCGATACGTTAATTGCCACccccaaaattatttttttttttatgtttctcaaCTAGCATTATTATTGTTGTTGCCCCTGTCGGCAACGGACTCCTCCTTCTAGCTGGTGATCGCAACGACGCTGCTTCCGCTGGTGGTTCCCGCACTGGACACCACAGTAACGAGCCCCTTACCACTGACTCCGCCTCCTCCGCCCACGGAAGCGCTCTGATGACGCAGGAAGTGTTCGCGATCCTTCAGATACTGATAGACGGAGAGATACTTTTGCTGACGGGCGATCTGCAGAGGCGTCAGCCCTTCCTGATTTTTGAGGCAGACTTCAGCGCCAGCGGCAATTAGCTGCTTCACGATCGGCAGATGACCGAAGAGGGCGGCTGCATGAAGGGCGGACTCTCCGTTCGGGATAAGACCGAGATTCGGGCGATACTTGAGCAACTCGTGGACCACCGAACTGTGTCCCTTGTGGGCGGCTTTGAAGAGTGCCGTGGCACCGTCCTGCAGAACATGGGCCATTGTTTCGATAAGTGagtatcgtaaaacggggtatcatcgaacagcggggtaacattgattggTATGACTCAGAGCAAAAAAAGTTACCATTAACGTATCAAAAACATGATTCATGTTCTTATATATAAGATAATAAGAATTAATTTCTGTAATCTAAAAGTGTTTGTATAtgcgaaaaaaaattgtaatgcttgtaaattttgtatttttacacgaaattttaaagaaatataaaaaaccgatcaatgttaccccagattacAGAAGCTGTGTGGGGAACAGGGATTTGTAAGGGGGTTTAATATACTTACGCAACGGACGGCATCCACGTAGGCTCCATGCAGCAGAAGCATTTTAACGATGTGATCGTGACCCATCTGGGAGGCAATCCACAGGGGGGTGGCCCCATCGTTGCGAGGGGTGTCCGGTTGGGCACCGGCCGCCAACAGAAGCTTGAGGACAGCGTTGTGACCATTTTGGGCCGCAATGAACAGCGGAGTGGCTCGATCCTGTGAAAGGAAGAAAATGTAAGGTTATTGATTGTTTTATCTAATTGAAGTTCGATCGCATATTAAAGTCAACTCTCCATGCACAATGATTGGGCTCCATacaaaggggcggccaaaactaccaaaaacttttttgagatttttatggtttttactgttttaaaatatacctcatcaTCTTTGGTAAATAGGCCTTGACCGGGTTGCCGGTATTTTTTCTgcgcttgtcaatttttttccatttttcaggTGGATTTCATAATTTATAGTGTTGAAAAATTAACTAATTGATGGGAAGTTACATTTAATTTCAATGTATaataattttttatttcaaaatattttaccaATGGAATGGCGTTTTGTAAAAGTTGTAAGTATTTTAAATCCTTCTCTAGTTGAAAGTAGAAGaccaattagtttattatcctGTCTTCGTAAATTAATGGAAAGGATGATTTTAAATCGGCTTGAGTTATGGGCTGAAAAAAACAACATGTTTTCTTCGTCTCAATTTGGTTTTAGAAAAGGTCGAGGTACACGTGATTGTGTAACTCTTTTAACTTCACATattgagtagatgaaaaaaccgaatttaaaaACTCGACTCTGAAGTTCGAAAGTCGAGtccagtacacgacactgaagacggccttacagttgaggtcgaaatacgcgtatctgtcaaaggatacaaactctagtggaattaaatggtatagtactaaattcggttttttcatctacttataggtattctactaaacagttcgaagatttattattcacaTATTGAGTTATCATTTAACAAGAAACAAGATGTAGTTTCCacatttcttgatgtttctggtgcataTGATTCTGTTCTGATAGATTTGCTTTATAATAAAATGATCGATTGTAAACTTCCCTTAATTATTGCTaatttttgtacaatttattttcttttaaaattatgcatttttttcataacgGTGCAACGAAAATGATccgttatagttattttggtcttccACAGGGGTCTTGTTTAagtccatttttatataatcTATTCACTAGAGATTTTGTTTCTATTATTCCTAATGGatgttatttcattcaatttgctgatgataaggtTATTTCCATCAGTGGTAAGAATAGAGAAGTTATCCGTCATTCCGTCATCATATGCAAAGTTGTTTAGACAAAATTGATACATGGGCGCATAGTaatggttttactttttcagtgcaaaaaactaattttattattttttctcgaAAGCACTCTCCAATTGATATTGAATTGTATTTAAATAATCACCATATTGATCAAGTTTTTGAATATAAATATTTAGGTATATGGTTTGATCCTAAATTAACATGGAATAATCATATTCAATATATTCAAACCGTTTGTTCCAAgagaattaattttcttcgaACGATCACTGGTACTTAGTGGGGAGCTCATCCCAGtgatttaattacactttataaaacaactattcgttCTGTAATGGAGTATGGTTGTTTTTCTTTTGGAAGTGCTGTTCAATCGCATTTTtctaaactgaaaaaaaaatcaatttcgttgtttaagaatttgtttgaaattaattaattcaaCCCATACTAAATCTGTTGAAGTTTTAGCTGGTATTACTCCTCTCCGAATTCATTTCGATGAattgaattgtaaatttttatttcaatgtttttcaaataatcatccAATAATAAATATGTTGAAATCTTTGTATGAAATTAATCCTTCCAGTAAAATATTGAGctcatttatttattgttctgcTCATAATGTCATGTTAGATACATCTCCTGGTTTTCATGAATACAGCATGAATGTTCACTCTTTTCAACCTCATATTGATTTTACCTTACAtgaagaattgaaaaatattcatccaAATGCTCGTGCTTCTTTTGCTAATTTATTATTTCAGCGTAAATTTATTGGAGTTgaacccaaacaaatttattttacagATAAATAATGTAGCAGGTTTTGGAGTATTTAACTTTTAtatagcacatttttttttttttcaaattagaaACTCCTTGTTCCATTTACATAGCTGAGTTAACAGCTCTTCATTTTGCTTGTTGCTTGCTCGAAAAATTGTGCCCCAAACATTTATATGGTGTGCTCTGATAGTTTTAGTTTTCATGCTTTGAATactatcatttttaattttaaaacaagtaatattattttatctattaaagaaatattaaatgaattgttttgcagaggatttatcataaaatttgtttgggttccaGCACATTGTAATATTTACggtaatgaacaagctgattctTTAGCAAAATTAGGTGTTTCTCGTGGTGTAATTTATAATCGTGTAATTTATCCATCCGAATACTTTTCTAAATTGAAACAATATTCTATGGACAATTGGCAAAATACTTGGAAGGCAAGTGATAAAGGGCGTTATTGTTATTCTATTTGTCCAAAGGTAAAGTGTTTGCCTTGGTTTGATCAATTGTCACttggacgtaattttatttgtttctgtTCTAGACTTATGTCTAATCATTATATATGTAACAATCATTTATATCGCATAAATATCATAGATTGAAATCTTTGTGAATGCTGTGAGTCATATGAAGATATAGATCATATTGTCTTTAATTGCACTCGTTTCAATTTGCCAAGAAAggctatttttgaaaaaaattacaaaatcggGTCACAATATTCCAAATTCTATCCGAGATATTCTGGCGTGtacaaatttgaatattttaaaaattttatatgagtATTTTAATGAGATTTCTTATTTTAGTTGATacgttttttatatattttcagatAGTGGACCTTCcgtataatttgtttttcttcgaACATTTTAGCTGTTTCAGTTCCAGTCACTTGGATACAAAAGGTCCCTCATGATGATTACGACGGCTCCGATATGGATCAATTCCGGATGAGCCTTTAAATCTTAAGTTTTCTTTTTGTCATGATTtaagaaaagataaagaggttttgtgccttttggAGAAAGATTCCAAagtgaaatcactcaaaggggtttttctctctttcaaaattgaagttaaaaataaataaataaataaataaaatatacctcatgtattatattattatgatctttaattgaaattgaactaaaatttaaattttatgacttttatgacggcaaatcggctaaagtcaaaaaattgaaaaatgtaacaataaaataaagcacaaaattaataatttagaAATGCAAGTTTTTCCCAAAGTAACGTACTATCTggaagcttatggttcaacacatttatcgagcatgaggatgaaaagaaatatttggttgaagttttaatactacTCAATATtgaactttagtaattttgatgattttgatcatgaaaaacaactcttgtcgcgtcatgtcgccgccatttcgaatattgcttatcaaaaaacatcctttgatcttacaaaaaacgtttaattttttttttgcagaaatttgctgatttgcaagtatgagctatttgaataattcaatattttacattcagattgcatatttcatcgattaaggcaataaaactagttttggccaaacttcattttttccgaccattgtgccatGATTGGATATTGAAGGAATTATCGAAATAAAACCtaaaccgcaaacggagcctgtggagtaacAGGGCACCCTCTGCAGTtttgtgcccttcctgtgctacccggagcaatggcgcaggtgaccttgtgtttctccgagatattCGGCTGCTCTTTTTCAGTCTCTAGCCTGAGGcaaaataagggtgggattatgaatatgttgctatttaatttaaattatcacctatatgatttcgcattatgcgttttacacagtgtattctgtgctttttgcCTTTGGCTACtttcaatagataccgatctgtttttttttcgctgctggtctttttcgtgctgagattgaaaaaaagctcaatcctgcctagtttgggtagtggctacggttaggttagctcagatcaatcttcagcataaaagaacagcaacgatcaatctttgcagactcatgcaaaatggtgcagccaaagtggcgctagttcaagaaccctactttcgtagagggaacttctatctaggtaaccttgtggaccgaTTTtatgctactttcagcaaacttgaaatggcaaactcgcgcgccatgccccgcgcatgcatgctcattaataaagcaatctttgctacactcatttctgagctaactaccagagatgtatgtgctgtcacaatcgatgtttctgttggtgacctcaatagaaaatacgtctattgttcggtatatatAGCATCATGTGgtaccatccccaatggataacttcaaacgagttgtcgtacactgcgtgaCAAAAAGCCTTCCGCtaattgtgggcagtgatgctcatcacatcatttggggcagctcagatatcaatttgaaaggctccagtctgatggaatacttaagtagtacagatcttggattacttaccataggcaatcgcccaaccttaatggtatctaatagagaagaagtgtatGACATAACTAGGATCAATGGAAATTCTCGAATTCGCGGAAGCCGCGAAATCCGCAAAATTTGAGCATTGCTGCGAAATATGGAAAATCCCGCGAAATGCCgcgaaaatagttaaatttggagaatttatatgaaaatcacaatcaatttcaatgtttttgcttatgaaaattgtttttttttcatttaattttaactTGGACGTCTTTCTGGCTTACTACTTACTTACTACTTACCTACTTACTACTTACTAAACCTTGCACTACTCCTCTAATAACAAATTCTATCATCTAGGTTTgtaaaataaagtattttttttttgttcactgAAAATGTGTATGAAATGTGTAAAATATGGCCAAATGTATCAGACCGCGACAAAGCCGcgaaattttaagatttttgttttggtCGCCcacgaaattttaaaaattttgccgcgaatttccattgtccctagacataacgctctacgaacagaatcagtcacgagttgacgaattggcatgtatcagataaggaatcattatctaatcatcgctacatcttcttgaAACATTCAAATGTTACTGCGCAGATTTTGcattttaggaatccccggtcaacaaactgggaactctatattgaattggttgcgaccaaatttcattgatattctccgtccattgaacaTCCAAGTgattggatgatgccgttgatactacaacatcctacattatggaagcttttaaaGAAGCATGTCCTTtgcggtctgtgaagactaTAAGAGGAattccatggtggaattccgatctgactagactcaggaaaacaatgtagaaggagtttgaacagctcgcaaggcttacaagaaggctcttcgttctgctgaacgatccggctggaaaaacctttgtacaaatgtttccagtttgagtgaagtcagtcggctgaaaaaaatcattgcaaaatctaaggatttccaagtgaacgaaattcgcttacctaatggtgactttacttcttccgatgaagaagttatataatgtttattcaatacacacttccccggatgtgtggacatagcatctacggatgaaccaaatgtctttttatgtagttacgagtctctggcctcggctagcagtatcgtaactacggaattgattcaatgggcacttaatagttttgctcctttcaaatctccaggagcggatgggatttatcctgttctgcttcaaaagggatttgagtttatcaaacatgttttgaaaaagctacttgtaagcagttttgctaccgggtacattcccagatcctggcgtgatattactgtaaagtttatcccgaaaggaggacgtgcgttgtatgaagaagcgaagagtttagACCAATCCGTCTGacttcttttcttctgaaatgtctcgaaggcattatcgatcatcacatccgtgatgtttatttggcaaacatgcctcttcatatgaatcaacatgcttaccaatctggaaagtccactgtgactcttttacacaaagttgtatacgatatcgagaaagcattcgctcagaagcaatcctgcttgggatTGAGGGTGGCGGTGCCTTTGATAatgtgtctttcgatgccatattggaagccgcacgaaaccatgggctacctacaaagattaccaattggattcatcaaatgctcaaaaaccgacatctcttctcgacattgcgtcaagcagcaattcgaaaattgagtgtttgcggatgcccccaagggggagtcttgtcaccacttttgtggaatctcgtagcagatacgctattgaggcaactcaataattgcggttttccaacttatggatttgccgacgactatctagctctgatagttggtatgtacataagcaccctattcgacctgatgcaaagtgctcttcaggtagtcgagagtatTTTTGACCCTAATATGGCCTTTcagttaacccgaataaaacatctattgttctttttacggaaagacgaaaccgcgatggaattcgacctttacgtctttttggcactgagattaatgtaactgatcaggtaaagtatatcggagtcgttctagattccaaactttcttggacacctcacattgatttcagagtcaatgCCAGCGAATCTTTGATGAAACCTGGTTGAGGccaagtatatcaaatggatttacacaacagttgttcgaccaatattggtatatggatgtcttgtgtggtgcaaaaagggcgaagtgagaactatccaatcaaaattgggccatctccaaaggatgtgcttgatggcgatgtctggtgcgttctctacaactcccacagcagtgctcgaggcccttttttgtcgaagcactttcttgcttttaccgtttatgggtactggatctactggagaaaaatccagtgaatcgtagatctacacacacttcgttgtttccactttaggtgaattgggacaaaatggtccttgctccaagtgatctcacaattgcttgtcactttccttacaggacatttatcacacaattcccttcacgggaaaagtggacgtctggctatttggaagaagtatatcaaacaatatagtatgttacactgatggctcccttcttgaaagtagagctggtgcaggagtatattctcgtgagttgaggctgaatcagttttaatcacttggtagaaactgcaccatttttcaggcgaaaatatttgctcttttgtgtggagtgcaatcagcacttcaacagcgcgtaatgggtaaagtcaaatacttctgttcagatagtcaggctgctataaaagctcttgtttcggccaactcaaggtcgaagcttgttatcgcatgtcgaactcaaattgaggaactgaattcagtcaactctgtaaaccttgtatgggtacctggccattcttccatcgttggaaatgaattggctgatgagctagctcgtgATGGAGTAtcacatgacttcattggccctgttTTGAATGTATCCAAACTACTATTTCTGTCCAAACATGTACACTTGATTTCTTCAAAAGAATTTATGctaaaaaacaaaatggcaTTGCTTTGAACATTGTTTCACAGACAAACGGAAAGAAAATTGAGGGTTTAAGTAGGTTTCTAGCAAAAGAatctaaaatttatatttccaCTCAAACATGTACACTGGACACGTACAATGCAGTTTACGCCGAAAAAACTACAAATCATcgctttgaaatttgatttataggCAAACAGGTTAAACAAtaggatttcttcaagtttaTCTCTCATATTTTTAATTCATCAACATCTTTTGGAATGTGTCTAACATTTTTGTTAATGTTTTGTTAATATGTTTTGTGAAGATActagattttttagaaaatgcAACTTCGTCTCTGATTATTTGTCTACATAACTATGGTCATTCAGATTTGAAAAACctgaaaatatataatttgcaGTAAAATTTGACACGATTCTAATGCCACGTCagtgtgcaaaaaaaaatgtgttggttTCATTGCTCtaggggaaatttgaaaaccataggaacattttttttaccgtaCTACACTATAatatatggggcccagatagccgtagcggtaaacgcgcaactattcagcatgaccatgctgagggtcgtggttttgaatcccactggtcgaggatcttttcgtgaaggaaattttctcgattcccagggcatagagtatcatcgtacctgccacacatacacatgcaaacatggtcaatcggcaaagaaagctctcagttaataactgtggaagtgctcataagaacactaatctaagaagcaggctttgtcccagttgggacgtaacgccagaaagaagaagaagaagaagaactatggaatataaattttaatataaattttgaaaatcggttgGGCAGTTGCTGAGGGTTTATGGACATAAGGACGAaatacaaaaggtcgaaaacaaTTTGcacggtgggaaatttttccttatatgaaaaaagattttcgaccttttgtcccttctttttgttcttcaactttttgtcttttcgaccttttgtcttttcgaccttttgtctttcaattttttgtcatAGATTGCAGCTGATATTTATAGCATCTAAGGCAAAGAATGTCTCTTGAGATTTCCTTCTGTAGAACATTTCCTGttttttcatactaaatttCGGCGCCTCGAAGATTAACAAAAATGAAGTTAAATTGTTAACTAGCCTAAACGGTTTCATGTAAATGCGTTTGCAGCTATATTGTCAGATACGACGATATCGTGATCTCTAAGCCACGGCCAGAATCGAGCTAAAGCATGATCATAAATAAGCGGTCAGAGAGATTCATACcaaaaaattttattcaatttgcttatcggcatatcggtctattttgctttGGCGTTTAACTTTTCGCAAATTTTCACCATATCTTAGAGTCTTAATGTACTTTAAAAACAACCCTTTTACAAAGTAAGTTTCTCAGTAATTTAACATACAACAAAACCAGTTAGTCAAAGTGCCTATCCACTTCCCCTTCAAGTGAGAGTCAATTTCACATAACGAAGACACATTTGCAAATTCCTCCAATCTTCCGAAGCATGCCACAGTAGTCAATTCGCGGAAGGTCTCCTCAACTTAAACCCAAGTGGCGATATACCACATTCCCATTCACCACCAAGTCAAGTCGGCAGCAGTCGGTGTGGTCGCTCATATCGTGTGCCTCTTCTACTAGTTACTTGAACCAATTCAGGTCAAGCCCCAatatggagaaaaaaaaatgaagcaaagcaAGATTCGCATGCTGATGGTGCCGGGGCAAGTTGGCATTTTTGAACGCGAAAAGCGAAAACCACTGAAGCGTTATCTTTCACAAACGATGGGACTTCAACACTCTCTTTCCCACCCGGTTGGGCCGATCGGGGCTTGTGGAGTCCCTGCGGGTTGCACTCCCTGGttagtagggtgcggcttatttttcgaatgttctcaaaacaaaaagTTCGAGAGTTTTAGTCATGTTTCATTCTACTGACTTATTGTTCTTGATGAAGAATCGCGATTAACTAATGAATATGGCCTTTTTTTATTAAACTCACCTATTCTCGTTTACGTTCGAAAgctctttcgatcgaaaacgattttgcattcccgtttacgccagcaaaatcaagtgggccatggattcgaacgaataggattcgatcgaaagttgaaTTCGCtgtaaacaagaatgagggtgaTAGTTTACTCTCCTTTACTTGATATTCCGTGTctctacacactcaatctgttcggtaaaaataactgggtttttgaactaccgaaaaaatcagtaaacaaaaaaaaaatgtcagaaatcgaaaaacaaagatttttgctgaaattttgcagagaccTTTCTTTTTAAATCATACatcgataaaaaaataaaacatggtgaaatttgcttttcaattacgcgtggcgacactttttaaattttactgactttttcggtagttccaaaacccagtaaaattttaccgaccccagtacttcaatctaagtgtgtatatccagttagagaaccatagtaaaagttgggaTTCATGACTACCTCGATATTCCCTTGTGTCgcatttgcatttgttttgtgtTCTAAAGCTCGATACCTCCCTTCAATATGGTCCCTTCAatttcgagttatggagagttgactgtattcaaTAAATACATTCAGTGCATTAAACTACTGGAATACAAAAGAACAAACGAACATTTGcttttgaaaacattcaaaaaataagccacaccctaTTGGTTATCCATATTCTGTCACATTGTTGCTGAGATTGGCAGTGCCCTCAGTGGAAGTGGACACAAACTGACGGAGGCAAGTATCGTTCGCTTTACGATCTATTAAGCAAAAATTCCATTAAGCCTAAATTGTCTGCATGCATCATTTATCTTCATTTCATTATATTCTTATGCATCTCTTCGTTGACGAACGAATTGGGGATTGGCGATTGTCGTCTGTTCTGGTAGTTGGATCGATCAATTGGGGTTTCTTCTTCGCCAGTTGTGATTTGCACCGGCAACTTAATCatgttttaaaacaataaacacAGTAGCTTGGaaagtgtgtgtgttttttttttcgaagaagtaGCAATCACAGCATACTGAGGTGCCGTCGACTAACGGCAACAGCAGAAGAAGATATGACCGTAGGCAAAGAAGGCCAAAAACTTATTGAAACTAAATACCTATCACTTTAAAACAGTCTTCCCATGAACCGAACCGATGTGCAACTTTGGTTTGAACATTGCTACTTGTGTTGGACCACAAACGCGCTTTGTCTCTGTACCAGTGTATCAAACCGAACCCGGTACATGTGTACCTCGGTTCAAACTTTGGTTCAAACTTGGGTTCAAATAATGGAACAAACCAGGCAGACAGAGaacggttgaaatccacgcggataaatttctacgatcatatatgGAACTTCTTGGTTCAAATCGCAAGACCCTTGAGGCGTGAATAAACGTTTTGTTTGAGCAAATTTATTGAGATCAATACTTTGAGGAACATTCAGtggtaactttatgaaaaaaacaaggattttactatatcaaacaacaagacacgataagtagaaattgataagcgtggatatcaacatttttttgtcTCTCCGTTTGTGTCATCATTCTGAAGCTCGAATACAACCGAAGATttgcaccaaaatttgaaccacggttgcaatcgaggtacaaatggaccggttttcgaaccggcgtttgcaccgatgttcactttacacatgtttgggtttaggttcagtttcgagcgtttcggtttgtacacgaaaacagagtacaaggagagtaccgaaaccgcctgaaccaacgtgttcggtgttcgtttgggaagactgcTTTAAAATCACTTCTATATACTTCAAGCTGCTTGTGCTGATGGTGATGGTTCTATTTTGTTTATAATGGAGGGTCAAAAGGATCGATATATTGATAAATTTGGAGCCTATTACAGAAGCATAAAAGACAATCGTCTTGAAGAAAAGTTTGCCAGTAAGTCTGACAATGATCGTGGAGTTTGCTAGGAATCTAAGTAGAGACTAAAATTAGATGCATTTAAGATACCGGTTTTAAGGGAAATAAATGACTAAGGTTGTTATTAGTAATGAACCGTAATCCAAGCAAGAGCAAGTGAAGTTACACACCAAAAAACTACAATAAAAAACTGCAAAACTTTTTGCATTCAGTTTGACCAATAACATTGGATTCCGCATTATGATTATTTCCTTGTTGATCAAAACTCAAATGACACATGCACTATTCAAATCCACTacaatggctgaagcagtccaagttggtgtaaaattcactctcaaaattgttattggattgcgtttctctaatggatccaaatatttttttaaatattttaaatcgaAATGCTTGTTCTTCTACtgataaagaggacgagctgtttaattttctataaggtaataacatacatatagcagttattacttaaacttatttgaaaccccGATCCCAACTCAAAAgagattcaaacttttttgtttatcgtaatgactATCGACTTATCGAGCATGTGGGGTAGTTGCTATCATTagtcataggcgtataaaacatcaactttttaagtagatgaaaaa includes:
- the LOC5564932 gene encoding ankyrin repeat domain-containing protein 29, with protein sequence MSTSRMRIGQPAIEYNDYTTPLILAAAGGHTACVIELLEQGADPNARRVTGTTALFFAAQGGFVDVARILLKSGAPVDCCSVDGGTPLFVACQGGHENMVSELLSYGANVHACMKDRATPLFIAAQNGHNAVLKLLLAAGAQPDTPRNDGATPLWIASQMGHDHIVKMLLLHGAYVDAVRCDGATALFKAAHKGHSSVVHELLKYRPNLGLIPNGESALHAAALFGHLPIVKQLIAAGAEVCLKNQEGLTPLQIARQQKYLSVYQYLKDREHFLRHQSASVGGGGGVSGKGLVTVVSSAGTTSGSSVVAITS